The sequence AAGCAGGTGTTGCCTCTAAGAATTTTAATACTTGGATAGAAGAGGAGTCTTGAAAGTACTGATAGTTCTTTAACAAAAAAATCCTTAGTACCAGAACTACTTAACACTTGCCTTATGTTAATTACAAGGGGAACAAAATCCAGAATGGATTATGAAATAAACATAAATAATTCTAAGTGTTTTGAAACAGTGCAGAATTTGATGTTTGAGCAGGGCTGCCAATAAAGCATTTTAAAGAAAAGCACTTAGCAGTTACTATTTCCAGCCAGTTTGTAAGTTTGTGAGCTCAGGCATCAGTGCCAAGGTGAGGGGACACGGTCTGGTTTGCCGAAAAGCATGGGAAGCACAGAGCCCCCTGTCAGCTGGGGAGCATAGCACAAAAAAAGGTTAATTTGGATCTGAATGCTCAGGGTTGCTGGGAGTGTGGTGATGAGTCACCGGCAAACTCTGCTTCAAACAGTGTAAACAAAGCTCAGTCCTGATTTTCCTTAGTGGTGGTATCGCCCTTTTTACACTACTATGAACTTGGACTTCCTAGGAGTTCCTAGTGTTTTTATCTGGCCTGGTCTCCTGAGCTGCTCTTAAATTCTGTCTGCTACTGCCACCATCAGTCCTTTCAGCTGAGCTTTCCCTTGAGCTGAACTATCTTGTGCCTTGCATTTCCAGCAGAACTTAGGAGAGTTTATGTGGGCACGAAGTAATATTTTTTGTTCAGACACTGAGAATTAATTTCAGTGCTCTGTTCTCTCAGTGAGAGCTATGTGGAATTTTAAGAAAGTCTGTTGATAAGGACAAGGAAAATACAGGCATTGTAAAAAAGGGGAGCATCCATCTTAGACAGGAACTGTTGTGTATGTGCATTTTGGGAGATAAAGCAAAAAATTACTAAGATATTATTGAAATCTGCTGTTATACATAAATGTAtgctgttttcctttaaaaaatccaAAGGATAACCAAGAAACAAACAttaagctccagaaaacctgcgTAGTTTTTAGGTAAattcagcacaggcagggagagtCACCAGAAATGAGGACTTGTGAAGAAAGAATAGACAGAAGGTATGCCAATCTAAGGCATATTATACTGTGATGTATTCATCCTTTATTTTATATGTGTTCTTATTTCTTAAAGCTGTTCTATGAAGACAAAGATACTActgaaatacaatttttttccaACTTTTTAAAATTCAGCTTGTGGAAAGGATTTAATGGTAGGTGAGGTGCCTGCAATATATTTAAGGAAAAATAATGTAATTCTGATATTAGATTCTCATACAGTCCGTTATGAGCACAGTGATCTCATGTTTATCCAGATATGTTCATTAGGAACAGAGGTTTATATGCTGATTAGCTATTAAAGAAAATTTTCTTGGCCCTGCATTTACTTTGCTTTTTCATTATTTCCTCCTCCAAGTACTGTCATTTGTGCTGTATCAATTGCCAGAAACAGAATATAGGAAGAGTTTGCTATTTGGTCAGCTTTTGGCAGAGatgctaattttttttcagtactgttttttaatttgttttgactTCTGTTAAGAAAAGAACCTCTCTCAGATCTCCACTGCAGGAAAACCCTTTGCTTGAATATTTCAAGGTTTGGAATGAGAAATTTTAATCTCATTTCTAGTAGAAACTGCTGCCAGATATTTGTACCTGGACTGTGCATTGAAGTTGAGCTGGTATGGGCTATGCAATGAGATGTGTGTATATGTGGACAAAGAGTAATTAACATTTTTCAAATATCCTTACTTTCATAATTGTGGCAGCTGTTGCTTTGTTACAGTTCAGCAAAACATGAACATTGTTGAGAAATACTCTTACATCCCTTTGCAACCTCCTCCCCTTCCTGTGATCTGATTCGTACCTTTATCATCCATAATCTTGACCTCCTTGTCCaccatttttaaaacaaaacaaaaaaaaatttcttctcttACGCTTGTTAGTTTTATAATGTAAGGACCTTGTTAACTGCAGATATGAGGCTAGTTAACCCAACAGTGGTTCTTGTGCCCAGCAGATGGTGACAGAACAGCATTGCTTGGTAATACAAGCAATGTGTCCAGTGGATCAGTTTCTGAATGCTGCAAGAAAATGGTTTTTTTTATAGTTCATATTGGTAGTTCTGCTAGAGATGTATTAACTTGAGATAAAATACCTTTCTGACAACAGTTTGTTTTCTTAGCACATTTCTTAGCAATGGCAGAGACAATCTTTTGGGCCAGCTTGTGGCAATTCAAGCTATGTAGCCATGTGTGAGTGACTTGTGTATGTGGTAATTAATTAACTCCACTTCATAGCAGAACATTGACAGAACTCTGGGTGTCACTTTCAGTCTTTGCTTGTGTATTCATGAGGAAAAATGGCATGGACTTGAGCTCCCAAACCAGGAAATGGAACTGAAGTAATGAAATTAGACTTTCTTTAATGTGACCTCTGGGTTGTGAGAAAATGGTGTTACCTAATGATCAGAGGTCTTTAGTCCTGCTTCAAGCAGCTCCATGTTTCTATCCTAATTTGTGAAAATGTCATTGCTGTGTTTTGGTACTTAGGAGCTTCTTACATGTTACTTAGAAATGTTATAGAACTTGTAATTCATTAACTCATTAGTTTTTGTGGCAAGGGAGAAGAAATCCAGCTGTGTTAATGCTTCTTAAAATCACATTGTGATTTTGTGAAGTTGCAGAACTATGAAGTGTTTCATGTTGTTTAGGAGGCTTTAGAACTGATCAAAATGGAAAGATTAGTCTTTCTATTAATACTGGAAGTGTGATTCCACTGATCTGGTAAGACGCTGACAGTGCGTTAAATACACAATATTTTTAGTTTGCTGTTTAGTTATTTTAAAGTGAAGCAGTACAGATATAAATTATGTCAATTCACATACTTATTTTACAAGGGGAAATGTGCTTACATAAGTGTGCATTCATAGTGTGATAAGTCACCCTTAATATTTTTATGCTTTTTCAAATGCTTGTGCTGTGAAGCTTTGTTGAGGGTATGAGCTCTTTCTATGGGAGTTGGAAGTAGAACTTGCACTAAAATGAAGTTCCCACATTTGTAGCTTGCCAAATGTGCTGTCTGCATTAAAATGGGCTGGGCCCAGTGATTGTCCAGTGGCGGGACTGGAAGAGGGGGCAAAAGAGTTTCTGTGCACAGAAGCAAAAGTTGGCAAATATCTTTCAGTGTGTTGGGGAGAAGCAGCATTTTGTGCTGATGGAACTCATAAAATGGCCCATGGAGCTCTGCTTTGCCATTCCTTTTTAATACTGTATTCTTCTAGTCCCATGATGATGTTTTACGTCCAGGTTACTGTATGGTGCTGTGTCTCCCTCTGTGTCATCTGGAGGAGTTCCTGGGTAGGTGTGCAatgtgctgctgccactgctgtgctGTTGTGCTGTTCAGGGCACAGCTCCAGTTACGGTCAAGGCTTCTGCACAAACTGGGGTAAAAGGAATATTTCAATGCGGTTGAGAGGTTAATTGTGTGAAATACCACACTGCTTACTAGAAACCGAGGAAAGCGAATTATATTCAGTCTCACTTTTGTAGCCCTAGAGGCAGAATCAGGTCTGTCCCTTTCTGGCACAGCAAAGAGATTATTCTGAGACTGCAGACTGGTTTTTGCCCTTTGCCTCTGCAGTTGCAAGCAGTAACTGAGACTGCAGAATGGCATAAAATCATCTTGTGCCTTTGGACTTCTGTCAGGCTGTCTTTCATTCTGAAATAGTGCAGTCCTGAGGACTCTCTATTTGTGTCTCTCTGGTTTTTAGACAAGGATATCAAGAAACTGAAGTGGTAGTTGGTTACTGTTGGTAGAGGATTAGGTCTCTGAGTTAGCTACAATTTCAAGACATCAGGCTTTGCAGGTTGGCTGACCTTATGTATTGGAAGACTCAGAGCTGTTTGATTTTATGCTGCACTTTTGCAAAAGCCTAAGAAGGTACTGATGTGATGTGAAATGGATCAGGTGGATGTATGTGCCTTGTAGAAGATATGATGAAATTTCTATTACTATTGGAGCAAACACACTACTAAATGGAACTAAGAAATATTGAGGGACCTGCACATGTTAAGGAGAAGGTTGGTAGGGCGAGTTTGCAGTCTTAGGTTCTGCAGGGTGTGTTTGCTGTGGTTTGCTCTGTACTGAGCCCCTTCTAGGCTTCCTAAGAACCTCAGTTGCTCCTTTGTAGCTAAAAAGGGTGAGCAACATGTGAACAGACTTGGATCTCGTAAATGAGGCTGCTGACAGGGTATTTTCAGGTTGTTATGGAGAAATTTTCAAGCTTTTCAGCAGTAGCAAAGTACATGATTGCTTTCAATTGTTTTTATAGATTCACAGATTTAGTCTATTCTTGGCATAATCAGATGTGTAAAATAGGGTACTAGGGTATATACTTTAATTGAGATTCTCTATAAATTTGAACAGATTAGATGGAGAGGTGCTGCTGCAGAACCTGAATCTACTTTAAATtctgggacaaaaaaaaaaaagctgtatgcAGGTTGTGGCTACAGGTGTGTCTGTTTCCCATCTGAGATGGAGAGGAAGAATGATCTTAGGTCAGTAAGAGGAGTGTTTTAAGTAGGTGAGAGTTAACTGGCTACCAGTAGGACTGTTAACCTGCTTAACTTGACTCAAATCCCAGGGGATCTCATGTTCAGTGTGCTGAAAAAGCACTAGTTTTGCTAATAAGTTGAATATAATTGTCTTTCTGACATACTATATTAGTCCAGTGTAAACATAATGCTGTTTCCTTCAGAGAACACTTGGTCTCTTCCTCAAATTCTTCACACCTGTTATTTGTAAGAGCTGACTAAGTAACTAGCTAAGCATCCTCAATCCTTCAAAATGCTGTGTCAGCATGTGGTATTCAGTGAGTCACAATGCTAATAACTGTATTATGGCAGGTGCAGGGAGGAATAAAGGTAAgtcttatttaaaataaaattgtgtTTGTCTTCAGAATTTCATGTTATTGTTATAGGTGTTTTATAATTAAAGTAGGAGAAAAATCTTGTAGGAAAGCAATGAAATGTGCCTTGTGTTTAACTGCAGAGGATTTACTGAAGCCTTTCTGAGAGTAAATATGGGGTTGTTTTTCATTTCAGTTGATGCTGATGAGATAAAAAGACTAGGAAAGAGATTTAAGAAGCTTGATTTGGACAACTCTGGTTCTCTGAGCGTGGAAGAGTTCATGTCTTTACCTGAATTGCAACAGAACCCGTTAGTACAGCGAGTAATAGATATATTTGACACAGATGGCAATGGAGAAGTGGATTTTAAAGGTAAGGCACAGTGTTCTGTGATAGGTGGTGGTACTTCAGAATTCCTAGAGCTTTAGAATTCAGGTTTTTCTTCATCTGACACAGGAGAGGTGAAGAAGATATGTTAAAATAAGGTGCTAAATCCTAGTGGAACTAAATACCAGTAAAACTAGTTTCTCTGCATTAGGGCACTTCTGAGTGAAATGTTTAAAGGACCAAGTTGTTCAGTAATAGCTTTTAAGGTCAGGCTGACTGAGGACTACTTGTTAAATATGTCTTAAAGTACACCAATTTATACTCTTAATTTTGATGCTGAGGAGAGACTGAAGAAAGTTGTGGTAGGctaagtgatgtgtttctgcatAAGTTGTATTTGTCCAAATGAAATCTCTCCTTTGAAGTATTTAGAAAATAGGAAGGAGCCCAGGTTTTTCTGTTGATATTTCTTTTATGGGGTTATTTCTATGTAGATCTTAGACTGacgcttgaagaaaaaaaaaatccaaacaacacGGAAGATTTGATTTAGTACATTTCTCAATGATTTTAAGTATTCATGATTAAAAGGGCCATGATTAAAATCTTCCTCGCTAGTTCATCTTAAAACAGTGTCTGAAATTATAATGTTTGTAACTTCTGTTCAAGGTAAAACTTAGTATTTCTTATGACTAAAGAAGGCAAATCAGTCttgcattttttttaattggagaaAGTACTTAAATCTTATTTATACTGACAGACTGACATTTTAAATAAGATATTAATATACAAGAGCTGGTAACCTCTACAAAACCTATTTAATGTCTATAGGGATATCTACAGTATAACCAGAATGTTGAGTTTTGATTAGAAGTAGTAATTTTTGCATGGAACTATTCAAAATTCCCTTGTAAAAAATAGATAGTCATGAGCAATGATGGTCATGTTTTCTGTGACATTTAGCTGTGATTAATAACAGTTATCAAGAGTTGTTCCTCTTGGAAGGGAACAGGAAGTTGGCAAAGCCAATTTTCTTttatagaaaaatattttagaatttCTTCAAATGCAGTTTTCGGTTTCAATGTAATTCTTTACATTGAGAAACTAATATTGAGAGGAGTTGTACATTTGGAGTCTCAACTGGAGTAACTTTAGTAAAGATCTTAGTTTTCTGTCAGGTTCTTGTGAAGGTCCAGCAACAAAATTATTTAAATGCTGGTGTGACAGTCTGTTTAGTGAGTGTTGCATTGGATTTGGGGTTCTTCCCACTGAAGAACATTAAATATCAAAGTACACAGACATTTAGGTATCATAAAGTAGGCAGTATTTTAGAGATTAGATTGCTTTCACAATTTCTAAAATTTTCTGAATGTTGACTTGTTTATTAAAAATGTGGTTTTTATACATGTTTTCCTTGCATTATGTAGAATTTATCGAAGGAGTCTCCCAGTTCAGTGTCAAAGGAGATAAAGAACAGAAGTTGAGGTGTAAGTATTTTGATTTTCCTTAACAAAAAATTTCTGATCCTCAGAAATACACTTTTGTAAGTTAAGATTAAGAAATTGGCAAATTCAAATTGTTGTAAAGAGTGGAAAATAATGAAAGTAGATTGTAAGCTTTTTGCACATTTTGTCCTTTATTTGTTGTGAACATTTAGTAGCACTCTTTTCTGCTGGGAAGGTTGGAGGAGGTTGGTTGCTTGCTGAAGAATTTTCAGTTGCTTtcagtttctttaaaaaagtgAGTTCATTTAATAACAGCTTGCTATACAGATCTCTGAACTTACAGGGCCTAAGAATAATACTCAATTATTGGCTATTACAGTAGGAAAGCATTAAATTCTTGTTTCAGAACTGCATCTCCAGACCTTGGCTTTAGGAGTAGAAAAGAGACAGATTCAGTTACGGATGTGGCTTCCAAATAACTAAGActgaaatgtttaaaaataaattcagtcTTGATGACAAGTTGTTTGCAGCAAAGTAACCAGATGGGATTTTGAGTCATCTGTTTCCTGGGaggttgtaattttttttctggctGAGTGCTTTACTTGTGGTGGGGAAGATTTTCTTTTTTGGTGTTCACAGAATGCTTTTACTGCTGGTGTTAGAACATTTTCAGGTGTTTTCTAAAGTGAGTATATATTGTTTTCCAACCATAGTTGCTACCAAATGGTTggtttatttatgtttttttttttttttttttttacttctacaGTTGCTTTTCGCATTTATGATATGGACAAAGATGGCTATATCTCAAATGGAGAGCTCTTCCAGGTCCTGAAGATGATGGTTGGGAACAATCTCAAAGACACTCAGTTACAGCAAATTGTAGATAAAACCATAATTAATGCAGATAAGGATGGTGATGGAAGAATATCCTTTGAAGAATTTTGTGCTGTAAGTAACTTCTAAAGAAAAATTGAGTCAtttacagagagaggaaaaataaaaaacctctCAAGTGCTACTCTGGAAAAAGAGTAAACAGTTAAAAGGTGAATTTTATGAACTTAAGAGGTTTACTGAACAGAATGTTTAAATGTAGCATTTAACACTTGGAAGGGTTGATTTTAACCCATGTGATATATTTGTTTAATTAGTTGACAGGAAGTTTTAAATTCTTTTCTCAAAAAAAGTAAATGCCACATTGAATCTTGATACTTTAAAAATTGCAATAATGAGTGTTTACACATTGATTTTTAAATGGTATACTAAGGAAGATACACTTGATAGCATGGTTTAGGCATTGCTTTTTTTCCCTAATCTTTGAATTTACAACTTCAGTTCAAACTTAACTAATTCTTACTCAAAAAATATGTGACTTCTAAAAAATAGAGGGGGATGGAGGGTGGTGGAAATCTGCCATGCTGCCAGCTACTAAAGTGAAAAGATtctattgttttcattttggggatttttcttttaAGTTCAATTATTTTTGTGATATCATGTAAAAAACATTTTGTCTGCAAAGAAGTTAGAGCTACAGCCTGCAAATGCCTAGATTACTGCATTATTTGTTTATTTCTTGTACTGGGCTGTCATCTTCCAGCCATCCATCAAATGTCATGTAGCTTCTTCTTTTGTCTTTGGGCTTCTGCCCAGACTTCTTTCCTTGTGCTACTGAGGGATTTTCCTCTTCCTTACTTTTAATTTCTTCAGTTTTTGTTGACCTCATGACAAGACACTTTTTAATTCTACATCTTGTTCTTTTTCTTGCATTTTACCCTCTCTGAATCTGGTGCCATGTATCTACAAAAATGAGTTTTAATTTGTTGCCTTTGGCACATACCATTTGGCCTTTGAATTTTGTTCCTGCATTATAAAATGTTTCTCTGACATGgcacctttccttttccttctgctcTGCATGGATGACACACCTGTGAAAACTGGTAATTCTTTCCTGAGTGTGTGTTCTGTCAGAAATCCTGCTGCTGTTCCTAAAGtactttctttttcctggaaaGGTTCACAGTTTTACAGTTTTAGAAGTCACCATTTTATTTAACATGCACAAACATACAAGGTCATAATATGAGATAGAGAGGAATGCCAGAATGGTGTTATTTGCACTGGTTTTCAGGCCTTTGAGCATGTAAATTGTACTGATTGTACTGAAC comes from Melospiza melodia melodia isolate bMelMel2 chromosome 3, bMelMel2.pri, whole genome shotgun sequence and encodes:
- the PPP3R1 gene encoding calcineurin subunit B type 1 isoform X2; this translates as MCSHFDADEIKRLGKRFKKLDLDNSGSLSVEEFMSLPELQQNPLVQRVIDIFDTDGNGEVDFKEFIEGVSQFSVKGDKEQKLRFAFRIYDMDKDGYISNGELFQVLKMMVGNNLKDTQLQQIVDKTIINADKDGDGRISFEEFCAVVGGLDIHKKMVVDV
- the PPP3R1 gene encoding calcineurin subunit B type 1 isoform X1; translation: MGNEASYPLEMCSHFDADEIKRLGKRFKKLDLDNSGSLSVEEFMSLPELQQNPLVQRVIDIFDTDGNGEVDFKEFIEGVSQFSVKGDKEQKLRFAFRIYDMDKDGYISNGELFQVLKMMVGNNLKDTQLQQIVDKTIINADKDGDGRISFEEFCAVVGGLDIHKKMVVDV